AAACTGCGAAAATGCAAGCGGCGGCTTTGGACTAAGCGCTCAAAACGCAGCCGAACTGCTAGAGTGCGGGATAGACGCGATAACTGGTGGCAATCACAGCTTTGATAAAAAAGAGATCGCCTCGCTTATGGACAGCTTGCCGATCATTCGTCCGTATAACCACTTCGCAGGCACTGCGGGCAAAGGCGTGATAAATTTAAAAAGAGGAGAAGCAAGCCTGAGTGTCATAAATTTGATGGGACATTACGCTATGCCTCACACAAATAACGCCTTTTTAGAGGTGCAAAACGCGCTAAAGGGGTGTGAGAGCCAAAACATACTTATTGATTTTCACGCTGAAGCCACGAGCGAGAAAAACGCTATATTTGGCTATCTAAACGGACAAGTTAGCGCGATATTTGGCACGCATACTCATGTCGGCACTGATGATTTGCAAATTTTAAACTACACCGCTTATGCAAGCGATGTTG
The Campylobacter sp. RM16189 genome window above contains:
- a CDS encoding TIGR00282 family metallophosphoesterase; the encoded protein is MRAGFIGDIVGRAGRKIVAENVKKMRDKFELDFVIANCENASGGFGLSAQNAAELLECGIDAITGGNHSFDKKEIASLMDSLPIIRPYNHFAGTAGKGVINLKRGEASLSVINLMGHYAMPHTNNAFLEVQNALKGCESQNILIDFHAEATSEKNAIFGYLNGQVSAIFGTHTHVGTDDLQILNYTAYASDVGLSGAFDGVIGMDKEAPIKTFLTGFKHSFKVNEKCRRIFQMIVFECEEGRCVDAFKVRVIDGIDDMQLQKALKFDR